One window of Phycisphaeraceae bacterium genomic DNA carries:
- the dnaA gene encoding chromosomal replication initiator protein DnaA: MANPHQEMWTGALAHVRNNYPALCRGWFDGLEPMPIDNGVFRVRASSAIHRNYLQSQCLDAFADAMQAVTGRLMPVRFMSDEDESNFPGQTARAPSARATPKLDFDNPAVLPGRGSTHKPIERADQPASAAGRNAGSDVVVPKQPRVSGLMPKPNPIRTLRDDTGQLFNPDYTFETFIPGPENQLAFSAAQAVAESPAAVYNPLFIHGGVGLGKTHLLQAICIRVLETRPDTIIHYISCEGFINRFMDAVKAGTMPSFRHSFRDVDLLIVDDIHFLAKMDRSQEEFFHTFNSLYQMRRQIVLSSDAKPDQIPHLEERLISRFKQGLVAEVETPCFETRLEIVRTKVGMRGIKMDEDVCVAIARHTSSSVRELEGVILTLDARAQAMKTKLTEEMVIEFLGLPKSAARPLISIQRIIDAVTEHFGCKTHELQSKRKFRSIVYPRQVAMYLARHHTRYSLKEIGGHFGGRDHSTVIYALETIEQRVKDTPSCQADIEQLTRVLLQNPHKSSSGGQ; encoded by the coding sequence ATGGCAAACCCTCATCAGGAGATGTGGACGGGTGCACTTGCGCACGTCCGGAACAACTATCCCGCGCTCTGCCGAGGCTGGTTCGACGGTCTTGAGCCGATGCCGATTGATAACGGCGTGTTTCGCGTTCGTGCTTCGTCGGCGATCCATCGCAACTATCTGCAGAGCCAGTGTCTGGATGCATTTGCTGATGCGATGCAGGCTGTGACTGGCAGGCTCATGCCGGTGCGCTTTATGAGCGACGAGGATGAGTCGAACTTCCCGGGACAAACCGCACGTGCGCCGAGTGCCCGTGCGACACCGAAGCTCGACTTTGACAATCCAGCTGTACTGCCGGGCCGTGGATCAACGCACAAGCCGATCGAACGGGCAGACCAGCCCGCTTCGGCGGCTGGCCGAAACGCCGGATCAGACGTCGTTGTGCCCAAGCAGCCGCGCGTGTCCGGCCTCATGCCAAAGCCCAACCCCATCCGCACGCTGCGCGATGATACCGGGCAGCTCTTTAACCCGGACTACACCTTTGAGACATTCATTCCGGGACCCGAGAACCAGCTTGCATTCTCGGCTGCACAAGCAGTCGCCGAGAGCCCCGCTGCGGTCTACAACCCGCTCTTCATTCACGGTGGTGTCGGGCTCGGCAAGACGCACCTGCTCCAGGCCATCTGCATCCGCGTGCTCGAAACGCGCCCCGACACGATCATTCATTACATCTCGTGCGAGGGGTTCATCAACCGGTTCATGGACGCGGTCAAAGCTGGCACCATGCCATCGTTCCGCCATTCGTTCCGTGATGTTGATCTGCTGATCGTTGACGACATCCACTTCCTTGCGAAGATGGACCGGTCGCAGGAGGAGTTCTTCCACACATTCAACTCGCTGTACCAGATGCGCCGGCAGATCGTGCTCTCGTCCGACGCAAAGCCCGACCAGATTCCGCATCTTGAGGAGCGTTTGATCTCGCGCTTCAAGCAGGGATTGGTTGCTGAGGTCGAGACGCCGTGCTTTGAGACGCGCCTCGAGATCGTGCGCACCAAGGTTGGCATGCGCGGCATCAAGATGGATGAGGATGTGTGTGTTGCGATCGCGCGCCATACCAGCTCATCCGTGCGAGAGCTCGAAGGCGTGATCCTGACACTCGATGCGCGTGCGCAGGCGATGAAGACAAAGCTGACTGAGGAGATGGTGATCGAGTTCCTCGGCTTACCGAAATCAGCCGCACGTCCGCTCATCTCTATCCAGCGGATCATCGACGCGGTGACAGAGCATTTCGGCTGCAAGACGCACGAGCTGCAGTCCAAGCGCAAGTTCCGATCGATCGTGTATCCGCGTCAGGTTGCGATGTATCTCGCTCGCCATCACACGCGATACTCACTGAAAGAAATTGGCGGTCACTTCGGTGGTCGCGATCATTCAACGGTGATCTACGCGCTGGAAACGATCGAGCAGCGCGTGAAAGACACACCCTCGTGCCAGGCGGACATTGAGCAACTGACCAGAGTTCTGCTGCAGAATCCGCACAAGTCATCGAGCGGCGGACAGTAA
- a CDS encoding metallophosphoesterase family protein, whose protein sequence is MELFAFSDIHTSTHAISTFADTARKADIIVGAGDFATMRRGLQPVIDAIAALNRPTVLVHGNSESEDELRVACEPYSHLHVLHGQSVVIEGVVFFGLGGAVPVTPFGSWSVDLTEHEAETLLAPCPNGCVLVSHSPPLGYCDTTSSGSSIGSSAVLACIKRTQPTVVLCGHVHHSWGNAGTIGTTRVLNLGPTGTGVNV, encoded by the coding sequence GTGGAACTCTTCGCCTTCAGCGACATCCATACCAGTACCCACGCGATCAGTACGTTCGCGGATACTGCCAGAAAAGCTGACATCATTGTTGGTGCTGGCGATTTTGCAACCATGCGCAGAGGGCTGCAGCCCGTAATCGATGCAATCGCAGCGCTCAATAGACCGACTGTGCTTGTCCACGGCAACAGCGAATCAGAAGACGAACTCCGCGTTGCGTGTGAGCCATACTCACATCTTCATGTGCTCCACGGGCAATCTGTTGTCATAGAGGGTGTTGTGTTCTTCGGACTTGGTGGGGCAGTGCCCGTCACACCGTTCGGCAGTTGGAGCGTTGATCTCACAGAACACGAGGCCGAAACACTTCTTGCGCCGTGCCCGAACGGCTGTGTGCTTGTCTCGCACTCGCCACCTCTCGGATACTGCGATACCACATCATCTGGAAGTTCTATCGGCAGCAGCGCGGTGCTTGCGTGCATCAAGCGCACACAACCAACTGTTGTGCTTTGTGGCCACGTGCATCACTCATGGGGCAATGCAGGCACCATCGGCACGACACGCGTTCTCAACCTGGGCCCGACAGGTACAGGTGTGAATGTGTAA
- a CDS encoding cation-translocating P-type ATPase produces the protein MSEAAYAELNAGMGAASSEQVGKRTENSIIMYLFGGVLLLVSGIALLAGHTNSAVATMPAMLAAIVLMIPMGAAAFREIREGEPSTSSLAAIAVLAAIISEKYLIAGFLAFVLLAFDQILRRTAWGAQRAIEELIGLTPDVARIVDESGSEREVPLSDVRIGARIRVRPGENLPVDGRVTDGKSTINQASLTGESLPVSVSPGDLVFAGTVNLTGAIELVATGVGADSTIGKVSQLISEAEKSKSPKQLIIEKVARFFFPVAIMVALVVWFMYSQSPDELVRNQAESRAISVLIVTCPAALLLASPSAMVAAFAAAARLGVMIKQSNYLEAAANIDTVVMDKTGTITTGEFAVTRLVPAPGVDGAELLKAAAAAEQKSNHPLALSIMRTAESAKVEITPPTDFEEVHGLGAKATTTEGPVYAGRAKWLIQLNPAVETQLRETEAKIDGITGVHIMKGSRYLGVVGLEDKVKRNTRDIINHLRELGVKQVAIFTGDRLGVAKRVGVAVGVDAIEAECLPEEKHEQIKQLVEQGYHVMMVGDGINDGPSLAEADVGVAMGLAGSDIAANSAGVALMNDELSRLPFLIELSRRTRAIIIQNIAVSILIVVVGLILSAMGLLAVTAAAAYHFVGDVFVIANSFRLFRFGEGVGIEDTGEQIEVKRREASLRGLAATTG, from the coding sequence ATGTCCGAAGCGGCCTACGCCGAGTTGAACGCAGGGATGGGTGCAGCATCGTCCGAGCAGGTCGGCAAGCGCACCGAGAACTCGATCATCATGTATCTGTTTGGTGGGGTGCTGCTGCTGGTCAGCGGAATTGCGCTGCTTGCCGGCCACACCAACTCCGCAGTAGCCACCATGCCTGCGATGCTTGCGGCCATCGTGCTGATGATCCCAATGGGCGCGGCGGCGTTTCGTGAGATACGAGAGGGCGAGCCGTCCACTTCGAGTCTTGCAGCAATTGCGGTTCTGGCGGCGATCATTTCAGAGAAATACCTCATCGCCGGGTTCCTCGCGTTTGTGCTGCTGGCGTTCGATCAGATCCTGCGGCGAACTGCATGGGGTGCGCAGCGGGCGATTGAAGAGCTCATCGGTCTGACGCCCGATGTTGCGCGCATCGTCGATGAGTCAGGCAGCGAGCGCGAAGTCCCGCTCAGTGATGTGCGGATCGGGGCGCGCATCCGTGTCCGTCCCGGTGAGAATCTGCCGGTGGACGGTCGTGTGACCGATGGCAAGTCCACCATTAATCAGGCATCGCTGACCGGTGAATCGCTCCCGGTGTCTGTGTCGCCCGGCGATCTTGTGTTCGCTGGTACCGTGAACCTGACTGGTGCGATCGAACTTGTTGCGACGGGTGTCGGTGCGGACTCCACCATCGGCAAGGTGTCCCAGCTGATTTCCGAAGCAGAAAAATCGAAATCTCCCAAGCAGCTGATTATCGAGAAAGTTGCACGCTTCTTCTTCCCGGTTGCGATCATGGTTGCGCTGGTTGTGTGGTTCATGTACTCTCAAAGCCCCGACGAACTCGTTCGTAATCAGGCTGAATCACGTGCAATCTCTGTGCTCATTGTGACGTGCCCTGCAGCATTGCTGCTCGCGTCGCCAAGTGCGATGGTTGCTGCATTTGCTGCTGCGGCGCGCCTCGGTGTGATGATCAAGCAATCGAACTATCTTGAGGCTGCTGCGAACATTGACACCGTTGTTATGGATAAGACGGGCACGATCACCACGGGCGAGTTTGCGGTGACGCGTCTTGTGCCAGCGCCCGGTGTTGACGGAGCAGAACTCCTGAAGGCAGCTGCTGCTGCAGAGCAGAAATCAAATCACCCGCTCGCGCTTTCCATTATGCGCACTGCCGAGTCGGCAAAGGTCGAGATTACGCCTCCAACAGACTTTGAGGAGGTGCATGGCCTTGGTGCGAAGGCGACAACCACAGAAGGGCCCGTGTACGCTGGACGTGCGAAGTGGTTGATCCAGCTGAACCCTGCGGTCGAAACGCAGCTGCGCGAGACCGAGGCGAAGATCGACGGGATCACCGGCGTTCACATCATGAAGGGCAGCCGCTACCTTGGTGTGGTTGGGCTTGAGGACAAGGTCAAGCGCAACACGCGCGACATCATCAACCATCTGCGTGAGCTCGGCGTGAAACAGGTTGCCATCTTTACGGGCGACAGGCTCGGCGTTGCCAAGCGCGTTGGCGTTGCGGTGGGTGTTGATGCGATCGAAGCGGAGTGTCTGCCGGAAGAAAAACACGAGCAGATCAAGCAACTCGTCGAGCAGGGATACCACGTGATGATGGTCGGCGACGGCATCAACGACGGTCCGTCGCTTGCAGAGGCAGATGTTGGTGTTGCGATGGGTCTTGCGGGCTCTGATATCGCAGCGAACTCCGCGGGTGTTGCGCTGATGAACGACGAGCTCTCACGCCTGCCGTTCCTTATCGAGCTCTCGCGTCGCACACGCGCGATCATCATCCAGAATATCGCCGTGTCGATTCTCATCGTTGTCGTTGGGCTGATTCTCTCGGCTATGGGCCTGCTCGCAGTGACTGCAGCTGCGGCATATCACTTCGTGGGTGATGTGTTCGTGATTGCCAACTCGTTCCGTCTGTTCCGATTCGGCGAGGGTGTCGGCATCGAGGACACGGGCGAGCAGATCGAGGTGAAGCGTCGCGAGGCATCGCTCCGCGGGCTTGCTGCGACCACGGGCTGA
- a CDS encoding leucyl/phenylalanyl-tRNA--protein transferase produces MQRALEALHAYRNGAFPMAGARDEQDHDEVRYYIAEPRAVFPLDGLHVPRSLRQLVRSKRFRITSDAAFERVVRLCRDTRLPEPSPHADDDEGDAGTWINDEILEIATTLHALGVAHSVEAWLDDALVGGLYGMAIGAVFCGESMVSLPDIGGSGASKVCLVHLVNHLRTRGFALLDAQIISDHTRSLGAIEIPLDQFLETLERERDREIDWHASNVSIVPPITNNIV; encoded by the coding sequence ATGCAGCGGGCCCTGGAAGCACTCCACGCATATCGCAACGGCGCGTTCCCAATGGCTGGTGCCAGAGACGAGCAGGACCACGACGAAGTCAGGTACTACATCGCCGAGCCGCGCGCTGTGTTCCCGCTTGATGGGCTGCATGTGCCGCGCTCACTCCGCCAGCTCGTGCGATCAAAGCGGTTCCGTATCACGTCTGATGCTGCGTTCGAGCGCGTTGTCAGACTCTGCCGTGATACCCGGTTGCCCGAACCATCTCCACACGCGGACGACGACGAGGGCGATGCCGGCACCTGGATCAACGACGAGATCCTTGAGATCGCGACAACACTCCACGCGCTCGGCGTTGCGCACTCCGTTGAGGCGTGGCTCGACGATGCGCTCGTTGGCGGGCTTTACGGCATGGCGATCGGCGCCGTGTTCTGCGGCGAGTCCATGGTCAGCCTGCCGGACATTGGCGGATCGGGCGCAAGCAAGGTGTGTCTCGTGCATCTCGTGAATCATCTGCGAACACGCGGGTTTGCTCTGCTTGATGCGCAGATCATCTCGGACCACACACGCTCGCTCGGCGCGATTGAGATCCCGCTCGATCAGTTCCTCGAAACACTGGAAAGAGAGCGCGATCGCGAGATTGACTGGCATGCTAGCAATGTGAGCATCGTCCCACCAATAACAAACAACATCGTCTGA
- a CDS encoding NAD(P)-dependent glycerol-3-phosphate dehydrogenase: protein MAEINGHTFESSKPVNVAILGDGQMGLVCAVVLCASAELPDRASDAPMPGRITMWGHDTDEIGRLAQSRTSPRLPELVLPESVHVSLTDAGALADADLIVSALPVQYTRDVWNRLRRHIPSHASVVSVSKGIETSTLLRPTHIIADALKDDPDARPRPIGVLSGPTIATELARCLPATMTAASDDAAFARVIQSLFSTTFLRIYTNADVLGVELAGATKNVIAIAAGILDGLQAGYNAKSALLARGIAEISRLGSAMGASVQTFNGIAGVGDLATTCFSPEGRNRSCGEALGRGERLDEYLKRTKSVVEGVQTARAVVALAEKFRVEMPITSAVHAVLFEDLDPIRAISQLMSRELRSEGPSHAM, encoded by the coding sequence GTGGCAGAGATCAACGGGCACACATTCGAGAGCAGCAAGCCGGTGAACGTCGCGATTCTTGGCGACGGGCAGATGGGTCTTGTGTGTGCGGTGGTGCTGTGCGCGAGTGCTGAGCTGCCCGACCGCGCATCGGACGCGCCGATGCCGGGACGCATCACGATGTGGGGGCACGACACGGACGAGATCGGCAGACTCGCGCAGTCCCGCACGAGTCCTCGTCTGCCGGAGCTTGTGCTCCCCGAGTCCGTGCATGTGTCGCTGACAGACGCCGGCGCGCTTGCGGATGCAGATCTGATTGTGTCAGCGCTCCCCGTGCAGTACACGCGCGATGTGTGGAACCGATTACGCAGGCACATCCCATCGCACGCGAGTGTTGTCAGCGTATCCAAGGGTATCGAGACATCGACACTGCTGCGCCCGACGCACATCATTGCTGATGCGCTCAAGGACGATCCGGATGCGCGCCCGCGACCGATCGGCGTGCTCTCGGGCCCGACCATCGCAACCGAGCTTGCACGCTGTCTTCCCGCGACGATGACAGCGGCGAGCGACGATGCGGCGTTTGCACGCGTCATCCAGAGCCTGTTCTCGACAACATTCCTGCGCATCTATACCAACGCCGACGTGCTGGGTGTTGAGCTTGCTGGCGCGACAAAGAACGTCATTGCGATCGCAGCGGGTATTCTCGACGGGTTGCAGGCTGGATACAACGCAAAGAGTGCGCTGCTTGCGCGTGGTATCGCTGAGATATCGCGCCTCGGCAGCGCCATGGGCGCGAGCGTGCAGACGTTCAATGGCATCGCGGGTGTGGGCGATCTTGCAACGACGTGCTTCTCGCCGGAAGGGCGCAACCGCTCGTGTGGTGAAGCGCTCGGTCGCGGCGAGCGACTTGACGAGTATCTGAAGCGGACAAAGTCGGTTGTCGAGGGCGTGCAGACAGCAAGGGCTGTTGTTGCGCTCGCTGAGAAGTTTCGTGTGGAGATGCCGATCACATCGGCAGTGCACGCGGTGTTGTTCGAGGATCTCGATCCGATACGCGCGATATCTCAACTGATGAGTCGTGAGCTTCGATCCGAAGGCCCGAGCCACGCGATGTAA
- a CDS encoding SBBP repeat-containing protein, whose protein sequence is MSNLAAGVQRTVASFMCSLVFAGLAHGDPYTTDWSATIATSEDDVISSIDVSSTGVVHIAGRTSGTLGSSSAGGIDAFVQQYSAGGTLNWTYQFGTSETEFTRDIVTDAAGLVYVVGYTEGALFGPNAGSKDAFVVVLDSLGNQIWADQFGNQNPDDCAGVAIDPSGSIYVSGTANGVLGQSAFGGYDCFVRKYDASGNVIWTRQMGSPATERASKLVVDANGSVYVSGWTDGSFGGPNNGVSFDYFLTKLHPNGQINWTVKEGSTAADYPRDIAFDSINSSILITGVTDGDLYGTNAGDSDVFIARYSLTGARVWDYQFGSPEDDSGVSVVEDSYRNIVLSGYTRGDLFSTSAGLHDLFVALIDSVTGSAIWSDQYGTASNENGGVIGIDQMNNIYAGWSNSPPLSFVSDSYIRTYLAEGVCYPDCDSSTTLSVFDYICFGNAYALQDPYADCDGDGDHDVFDYICFGNAYMSGCP, encoded by the coding sequence ATGTCAAATCTGGCTGCTGGTGTTCAGAGAACCGTTGCTTCATTCATGTGCAGCCTGGTTTTCGCAGGCCTTGCTCATGGCGATCCTTACACCACTGATTGGTCGGCAACGATTGCAACATCGGAAGATGATGTGATTTCCAGCATCGATGTGAGTAGCACGGGTGTGGTTCATATTGCTGGGCGAACCTCGGGAACGCTTGGATCATCCAGTGCGGGCGGCATTGATGCCTTTGTTCAGCAGTATTCGGCTGGTGGTACATTGAACTGGACATACCAGTTCGGCACTTCGGAAACAGAGTTTACTCGTGATATTGTGACAGATGCTGCTGGACTGGTGTATGTTGTTGGGTATACCGAAGGAGCTCTGTTCGGGCCGAATGCAGGCTCCAAGGACGCGTTTGTCGTTGTGCTTGACAGCTTAGGCAATCAGATCTGGGCCGATCAGTTTGGGAATCAAAACCCGGACGATTGCGCTGGCGTTGCTATCGATCCTTCAGGCAGCATTTATGTTTCTGGAACAGCCAACGGTGTGCTTGGGCAGTCCGCGTTTGGCGGATACGATTGCTTTGTTCGCAAGTACGACGCGAGTGGCAATGTCATCTGGACCAGACAGATGGGCTCACCAGCTACCGAGCGGGCAAGCAAGCTTGTTGTCGATGCAAATGGGAGCGTGTACGTCTCTGGCTGGACTGATGGTTCATTTGGCGGCCCAAACAACGGTGTAAGCTTCGATTATTTTCTTACAAAGCTCCACCCCAACGGCCAGATCAACTGGACTGTCAAGGAAGGTTCCACAGCAGCAGACTACCCCCGCGACATTGCCTTTGACTCGATCAATAGCAGCATTCTGATTACCGGCGTGACAGATGGTGATCTTTACGGCACAAACGCGGGCGATTCAGATGTTTTTATAGCGCGTTACTCTCTTACAGGTGCTCGAGTGTGGGATTATCAGTTCGGATCACCCGAAGACGATAGCGGGGTTTCAGTTGTTGAGGACTCATATCGCAATATTGTTCTGTCGGGATATACACGCGGAGATCTCTTCTCAACAAGCGCAGGACTACATGATCTGTTCGTTGCATTGATTGACTCGGTGACAGGTTCTGCGATCTGGTCTGATCAGTATGGAACAGCAAGCAATGAAAATGGAGGCGTTATTGGTATCGATCAAATGAATAATATCTATGCGGGATGGTCCAACAGTCCACCACTCTCCTTCGTGTCGGACAGCTACATTCGAACCTATCTGGCAGAGGGGGTGTGCTACCCTGATTGTGATTCATCGACCACACTGAGCGTCTTTGATTATATCTGCTTCGGCAACGCATACGCGTTGCAGGACCCATACGCCGACTGCGATGGTGATGGTGACCATGATGTGTTTGATTACATCTGCTTTGGCAATGCCTATATGAGTGGGTGTCCGTGA